Within the Glycine soja cultivar W05 chromosome 3, ASM419377v2, whole genome shotgun sequence genome, the region taaatttagaatTGAGACAATGTTTTGCAAAGTGAGTCTACAGTTGAATAATGTGGAACTGGACATTTTTTTCTCCCCAAACCTGCCATTGAAACTTTAGCTTGTATTTTGATGGTGATTAATCATAATATCATATCAATAAGTGCCCCTGATAACGAccgaataattaattttactggACGGTTGTAGTTTAGGGAGCACAATCACGTGTGTTCACAATATTGTCAAAAGAGGTAatacttaaaaacaaaaatccctTTGAAAAGTTGAATTACCATCGCTTTACCTTCTAATTAACCAAAAGAAGTTGAACGCTTGTTACTTTTTGAAAACCATCATATTTCACTTGCCAAAGAACTTTAGCATTTTGTTATTTACCATGACTATCAAACTGATTAGTCAACAGTTAATACCAATCGTggcttataaattaaatatatcagCCATGCTAAAAGGCAAATGCATTTAGTCTTCACACCTTGAACAAAGCTTGTGATATCTTGGCCCAATCTTTCAGTTAAAATACTCCAAATCATTATTGTTTCTACCTTCTAGTATATTTCTTGTTGGTAGTGTATTGTAATCTGAATTCTCAGCTTCACAATGACTAAACTTTTTTCTTGTATTGACAGAGCAATGAGGATATTAACCACAGGCTTGTCTGTGCCAAGCTTGAACTGATAGCAGCAAAAATGGAAGCCAATGCTAAGATAAAGAAATATGAGGAGACAGTTAAACACTTGTATAAACTTTTAAAGAAAGTTTGCCAGGAAAGAGATGAAGCAAGAGACCAGCTTCAATTGATAAGGAATTTCCAAGCATCTACTCCAGCTGAGACAAGCAGTACTGTTCCACAAGTTGATCATCATGCATGCCTCCAATACAAAACAAAGCCATCATTGAATAGCACCAAGGTATCATATTCAAGTTCCAAAGTATTCTCAAATCATCCATGTGATTTATCCTTGTCAAGTCTCCTGCCAAATGAGAAACATTCTTCCACAAGAATTGCTGAACCAAGCAACTTGACCTTACCAAAGCAACCAAACCATATGAAAGCAGACATAGGTGCTTCaagagataataataataatatggttGATGGTGCTTCGCTAGTGTTTGATAAACTTGTTTGTGGGAAACCCTTGCCTCAAAAGGGTAGATTGTTGCAAAGTGTAACAGAAGCTGGACCTTTGCTTCAAACACTTCTAGTTGCTCCTGCTCCACAGTGGCAAAATCCTCCTTCTTTATCTTCCTCTGGCCTTATACTTGGTACACAAGACAATAGCTCCTCTACTACTAACACCGATGATAAGGCAAGTGTTAATCCAAATGGATTCATTCCAACTTCTTTGAGTTTGGCATTTCCAGGGAATTCTCATGGACCTTCTCAGATGTCTTCTGCGTCCGGTTTCGGATTAGCGCTAAAGAATGAACAGGTGTCATATGAGGATATGGATTCCAATATGATGCACAATCATGCATTAAccggaaaaaagagaaaactttTGTGAGGCTTGCAGCTCTGTTCCTCCCCCTACTTCATTTTTGCATAGTAATCAGtcttgcttttttttattatttaaatttaaatagtatGTGAGATAATAGATAATAATCAACCACATGTATAAGTTAGCATCGCTAGGTTATAATTGCACTGCTTTGAgctttttcttgaacttttgcTAGATGAATGATGTGATGTACATACAAATGAGACTGTTGAATGAGACTAATGACCACGACCATGACCATGGTTACTTGGttagaaataaattatgcatgtgcttccttcttattttcttctctttttttttttttctactcatTAAAGCTTCGAGGCCTGCAAATCTTCAAAGTTTTTGGTCTCTTTGTATTGCTTTGTTTTGAGCCATGAGACATCATGCTATTGGACGATATTTAACAAGTGACATGGGTGCAAACGCGCTGTTTACTGATGAAACCATATAaaccatatttttcttcttgatCTTGACATATGAGCATAAGCATTATTACTTAGGGgaaggggaaaaaagaaaaaaaagcagtAGTGAACTTGGCATTCCCTAAAGATATATCTAAAATATACTTGGGTAATAAAATTCATTACTGAAGATCGATTCACATTTTTAAGGGGCCACAAACTTTATCTAAATTGCTTTGGTTGAAGAAGAAAACTTTGAAAAACCCTCCGCTAAGATATATACAGGCTAAATTATCATTTTGCTCTAttagtttttttcatttttttttcagtttgatTCTATGTTTACGAATGgactcaaaaatcaaaatagtaTTTTCGTCAGTTTTCTGCTAACACTGTtaatgtttttcatttaaaataattatagtttttaacTCCTACtatgtttaaataagtttttttttatcattataagcaattaatataaataaggtTTAAATACATCTTTGGTTCATGCaatttaacatttctttttgtttttacaattttttttttcattttagtctttataaaatatagttgttttatttttcatcttaaagtgtgttagataatgctttttttactatttgaagcattaggaataaaaaatatatttaaatctttaaataaagtggtcatttttaactaatacaatcttttttaatgaaacttttaaaacttataaatCTCAAATCTTTTATCTTCACAATCTTCAAACTCAAAAGCCAAAACCAATTTAAAACTTcccaagaaaaaacaaatgcaaCTTTAACAACATGTGACAGTGTAGTGCATAAGCCAATGACACCCAAAATCTTTTAACGACAAGATTAAAGTgacaaataaattacatttttagattattttttgaaattttattacttttcaaAACTCAAATAACAGTAAATCATACTTTCAAATaccaaaatgattatttatcctttcataatatattacataaaaaagaGTCCCAAGGGGGGTTGCAAATCAAATGGGccataatttcaaatttagttaTGGACCAAACTCATTGGATAATGTTCGAACGAAAAGGGAATTGTAATTGGCCCCAACTTCATTTGTTATTGGCCCCTACAAATGTAAGAAAAGACTATCTTATCCTCTCTCTTCCCCTTCATCTTATTCTCACCCCATCCAACCCATCACCACTGCACCTAGGTCGTAAGCCACCATCTCCTCAAACGGACTCCTCATCGCACCACTACCTCATTGTGCAACCTCTTTTAGTGATCAAATTTGAACACAACACCGCCACCACTGTCGCACACCGTTCCCAACTCCAAATTCGCGAGCATGTGACCTTCATCAGCCCAGCCACCATCATGTCCAAACACCATAACATCGCCGCAACTTCTCCCCTTGATTCATGCACCCCCACCATCATCAAATTTGTTCTCGCAGAAGAGGAAGAATGAAATGTACAAAGGAAGTGTAGTTCTGTTTTGGGTcgggaaaaaataaataatgaaatccaGATTCCATTTTTTTGGCATCCCTTCAAAAAGTAATGAGAACACGATTTTGTTGTACATTATCTAATGGAATTATGTTTCTATTGTTTTTTCACACCCCTTCAAAAAAcaacgaaaacacaattttattgCATAATGTATAACGAAATCATGTTTTCCGTTGCTTTTTTTTTAGCATCCCCTCAATTAGcaatgaaaatatgatttcattGTATGGATTCATGTTCATGTAAAAAGGATGTTTTTGGAAGTAAAAAAGCTGTCAGCCCTTTAGTAGGTGCCAATAGCAGTCTCCAACGAAAATGACCTATTTGTCCAGATACCTGGTACCCACTGGCCACATTTCCAACTCAGATttgaccaagaaaaaaaaaaagatttgaaatTTGACCAAAATAAAAGTGTAACTCAGGATCGAGTAGGAGCGGGTGCAGGCGATAACAACAAACAAATTGTGGCAGGACCCACCTCCTAACCATGGGTTTGCAACGTTCTCCATTCGGTTAACCACGGTTAAGCTCTGCTCCTTCTctgtctctttctctctccatcctcctccttctccaccCCTCTGCTTCAGCTCAGATCTCATCCGATCCAAtactagggtttcaaattggGAATTTTTCCCCCAATTCGGTGTTTCTGAACCGACCATAATCTCCGACGCAtcgaattcaataaaaaaattccccCATGCATCGTGACGGGAGCTCCATGTCCATATAAATGGAGACGCAGCGAATTATCGAGTTTCCGCATAGGAATATGGACAAGAGGCCAAGGAAGAAGCAACGTTTAACATGGGACATGCACgtgcctcctcctcctcctcctccaccacctctTCCTCCACCCAaggtttttatttctttcttctcttaataatttttgtatttttttccttgCATTCTCACGAACGATCTTTACTTGATTATATGTTTTCGGAATTATTCATTGCTTAGCTGACCTTGTGGATTTCAAcgataagactttttttttatgaaaaataaagtgaaattgaaTTGAGGTTTAGGCACAGTGAAACATGCACGCTATGTGGATTTATAAGCACTATGTGGTTACAACGTATgaatttgttgttgtgttggaCCTCTTGGTTTGTAAATTGTAGCTTATAGCGATGGAAACATTTTGCTTAATTTATGGTCTGTTAATCTGTGAGTGGTTGCAGTTGCAGGTTCTTCCTACAATGTATTGCAAGCAGGAGGTTGGGAATGGAGTGGTTCCAAATCATGCTTATCCATCTCTGTTTTACAGGGGAATGCCGCGCAATGGATCACCCCCCTGGAGGCCTGATGATAAAGACGGTCACTACGTTTTTGCCGTTGGTGAAAATTTAACACCTCGATGTAGGTGATTCATCCTCATTTGAAGTCTATTGGGTGCAATGTGATGCTTGTTAGACTCTATCCCATTTAGAATGATTGCATTGCATATGAGTACGAACTATTGTTTCCAACAATTAAGTAtatgtttggattaaagttCCGAAAGCTCAAAAGTACTTTTACTCCCAAAGAAacaatttgtttttcatttgtgcattgaaatttacaaaagtatttttcaaactttttaaacCAAGCATAGCCTAAATGTGTGTCGGGTAGTTTGGATTTGGATTAGTTTGTGTGACATGTTTGCATTACCGCATTAGTTATATATGCTTATGTTACATATACAATTCTTCtctaaaattgttttctttgttatGCTTGCAGACAAAATTCTCAGTAAAATGGGTGAAGGTAGGTAATGCTTGGTTTTCAACAATGTTGTTTCAATATTCTTCACTTTCTAGATCTTTtacattaaaagttttttttaattcttagtgTGTTGGGCATAACTTGTTTGTCTAAAATTTATGCAGGAACTTTTGGCCAAGTGTTGGAATGTTTGGAcaatgaaaaggaagaaattgtGGCAATTAAAGTTGTTCGCTCTATAAATAAGTACCGTGAGGCTGCAAGGACTGAAATTGAAGTCTTGCTGAGGCTAGCCAGACATGATGTTGACGGTGCACAGTAAGGGTTCTTTTTGGTTGTCTTTCTTTATTGGTTGTAGATGCTAAAAGAGATTGTGGTATAAGTGGTTTCATTCTTTGCAGTTGTGTGCAAATACGGAATTGGTTTGACTATCGTAATCATATTTGTATTGTAAGTATTTATTgatatttgtaatttaattaaatgacaGGAATGTCTATTCAATCATGCTTAAATATTCTGTGAGTTAAAAAACTTGCGGATGGATTTAAATGGTTTCAACAGGTATTTGAGAAGCTTGGACCAAGCTTATATGATTTTCTCCGCAAAAACAGCTATCGTTCTTTTCCTATTGATCTTGTTCGGGAGTTTGGCAGACAACTTTTGGAGTCTGTAGCATGTGTGTGGACATTTCCTGTACCAACtaccaaattatatattttttgtgtatttgaTACTCCTCTGTTGGGAGTTTAAGatgtgcatatataataataagtttATGACTCATTTAATTATGGATAATATaatctttaaatatttgaaacaaactaaattattattgaattggCACATTTTAGATAATTAGATAATTTTGGTCACTTGTACCTTCAAGTCACTTATTGTGTCTCTCATATCTGCagttatgcatgatttatgctTGATTCACACTGATTTGAAGCCAGAGAACATTCTTCTTATTTCATCAGAATTCATTAAAGTGCCAGACTATAAGGTAtcatcttcttaattattctccTACTATCCTGTCAGTACTAGCTGAGGGGTGTAAATAAGTGACTTTTGGACCATGCAATTGCAATTTTCCTTAGGTGAAAAGTGATTATCTATAATTAATTCGTGTTCTATATTTGACTAAGATCCTGCAACCATAGGAAGCACTTATCGCTTGTAATTTTCAATGATCAAAATTTTACATTTGTTCTTTTTTGTTGGCTTATTCTTCATCTGTGGCAATTAAGTTTCTATCACGGAATACAAAAGATGGCTCCTATTTCAAGAATCTACCCAAGTCAAGTGCCATTAAGCTCATTGATTTCGGGAGTACATCATTTGAACATCAGGATCACAGTTATGTTGTTTCAACTAGACACTATCGTGCACCAGAAGTTATCTTAGGTAATTGTCATTCCTTGAAATGTATGCTCAATTGCTCTTTATACCCATGTTCCAGTCATTATATTTTTCGTTTGTTGTTTTCCTGTAGGTCTTGGGTGGAACTATCCTTGTGATCTTTGGAGTGTGGGCTGCATACTGGTTGAGCTTTGTTCTGTAAGTAATTATCAGGCTAAACCTTATTTACTTCCCTTTACTCATTATGCATGAAAGGTAGAATCAAAGTTGTTAATAGCACTTCTCAACAAGGCCTATAACATTTAATTGTGGGCCATGGGTTCTTGTGCTGTTCTTCTAAAATGGTAATTTTGATATGATGAACGGATTGCACTATTATCTGTGCTATCACTATGTCACTATGGCATTTGTTATTGTAATCATTGCCGTAATACCAACAAAACTTGTTTATGAGTTTCGTGAGTGACTTGAGCAATTTTAGTTCATACTACTCTTCTTTTTAGGGTTTAATAGTGTTCTTATTCATTGCATATGAGCAGGGAGAGGCACTTTTCCAAACACATGAGAACTTGGAACATCTTGCCATGATGGAAAGAGTTCTAGGGCCACTACCTCCCCATATGGTGGTCAGGGCCGAGTAAGCTTTTGAATTCTCTTTGCTTTTGGAAATATGCATTTTCTATAACCTTTCTCTGGATTTTCATGTAATACCTGATCTTGCAGTCGTCGAGctgaaaagtattttaaaagagGTACACGATTAAGTTGGCCTGATAGTTCAACTTCAAGAGAAAGCATGAGAGCAGTTTGGAAATTGCCACGGTTGCCGGTATTGCTTACTTTGTGGTTGcctgtattttcatattcacataattaTTTCATGTGTATTATTTATAAGAATACAGTTCTATGACCTGttgatatttttcttccatCTACTTGCTACTGTTTGCAATGGCCATTTCTTACTCCATGCTTTATGGCCTCTTTATTTTCGTAAAGAGAATCATGTGGATATCGCTTGTGATCGGTGCATAACAGGCTGGATTGATCAGATGCATGTGAAAGTGTTTGACCTTGTGATCATGTTAGAATTAGATTTACAAGTATTCTTTTAACATTTCATTTTACTAGGAAAGTTCCTTGATTTTCGGGTGTTGTTGAATACCAGAAGTTCTTGTATTTTGTGATAGCTTCAAATTTTACATGTGAAGGAACTTGTGCTAATTGTTGTAAACAATGAACTTGTTCTTTTGTCATGTTCTATCATCCAGTTTTGTTCCATCAACATGACAGCACCTGAAATGATATTTAATGCATTCCCTTACCTTTATAATTTCTCTAATATTCCCCTGCAGAACCTCATAATGCAGCATGTTGATCATTCTGCTGGCGATTTGATTGACCTCCTGCAAGGGCTCCTAAGGTACGACCCTTCAGAACGGCTTAAAGCTAAGGAAGCATTGAGACATCCCTTCTTCTTCACAAGAGATACTAAAAGATATGGCTACCCTTTATAAGTACCCCAAGCATAATGGCTGGGAGGAGAGAAAACACAGTTGAGAATGAATTGCATAGAATCTCATACTTGAAATCGTTTGATTGTTTGTTCCACTGTATAGTGAGAATTTCGTTTTGTAATGTGCATTGTTTGttatttccttctttcttttgttttcttaccCTCTGCCGGCTCCCCCTTTTCCCTGTTGATGTTTGAGCAAGTAATTGTTGCTTCTTTGCTGGCTGTtgaaaaactcaatttttttaactggAAGAACCTTTTAATCTATTGTCAAGAGGAAGTGGTTAAAGTGGGATCCAAATGTTGTCTTCCTAATTCATGATTGATATAAGATAGAAAGGTGTGGGGGGTTTGACGTTTGGTGAGGGAGTTTTGCAAGTGTTGACAATATAGATTCAATTTATGGAAGTCTTTCAGCAGTATCGGT harbors:
- the LOC114407016 gene encoding uncharacterized protein LOC114407016 — translated: MEANAKIKKYEETVKHLYKLLKKVCQERDEARDQLQLIRNFQASTPAETSSTVPQVDHHACLQYKTKPSLNSTKVSYSSSKVFSNHPCDLSLSSLLPNEKHSSTRIAEPSNLTLPKQPNHMKADIGASRDNNNNMVDGASLVFDKLVCGKPLPQKGRLLQSVTEAGPLLQTLLVAPAPQWQNPPSLSSSGLILGTQDNSSSTTNTDDKASVNPNGFIPTSLSLAFPGNSHGPSQMSSASGFGLALKNEQVSYEDMDSNMMHNHALTGKKRKLL
- the LOC114407017 gene encoding serine/threonine-protein kinase AFC1-like isoform X1, whose protein sequence is METQRIIEFPHRNMDKRPRKKQRLTWDMHVPPPPPPPPPLPPPKLQVLPTMYCKQEVGNGVVPNHAYPSLFYRGMPRNGSPPWRPDDKDGHYVFAVGENLTPRYKILSKMGEGTFGQVLECLDNEKEEIVAIKVVRSINKYREAARTEIEVLLRLARHDVDGAHCVQIRNWFDYRNHICIVFEKLGPSLYDFLRKNSYRSFPIDLVREFGRQLLESVAFMHDLCLIHTDLKPENILLISSEFIKVPDYKFLSRNTKDGSYFKNLPKSSAIKLIDFGSTSFEHQDHSYVVSTRHYRAPEVILGLGWNYPCDLWSVGCILVELCSGEALFQTHENLEHLAMMERVLGPLPPHMVVRADRRAEKYFKRGTRLSWPDSSTSRESMRAVWKLPRLPNLIMQHVDHSAGDLIDLLQGLLRYDPSERLKAKEALRHPFFFTRDTKRYGYPL
- the LOC114407017 gene encoding serine/threonine-protein kinase AFC1-like isoform X2; the protein is MMLTVHIMHDLCLIHTDLKPENILLISSEFIKVPDYKFLSRNTKDGSYFKNLPKSSAIKLIDFGSTSFEHQDHSYVVSTRHYRAPEVILGLGWNYPCDLWSVGCILVELCSGEALFQTHENLEHLAMMERVLGPLPPHMVVRADRRAEKYFKRGTRLSWPDSSTSRESMRAVWKLPRLPNLIMQHVDHSAGDLIDLLQGLLRYDPSERLKAKEALRHPFFFTRDTKRYGYPL